Proteins encoded together in one Deinococcus hopiensis KR-140 window:
- a CDS encoding nitrilase-related carbon-nitrogen hydrolase: MTAQPSARAFRAIAVQPQWSAADFTSAQAFRAWMRSQLEMARPHLAPDRPNLVVLTELNGLPLVLRGVPLAARVGTFERAAALLFLRHLPRALPVLLRERVSAIRALQLALSAENTRLYLETCRDLAREYGVYLCCGSAPIPRYRLEGDRLVRAPGVLHNEAVLLDPGGSLIGVTDKVHLTPAEEGDGVDLTPGPLEELRVFPTPVGDLGVGISLDAFRADVIGRLEAQGCTVLLQPDANGAPWTAKEGLPPDPADIRDQPVAWLASSWQASTGGRSIRYAVNPMVVGNLLNLTFDGQSAITGRVQDAPEPRSYVLTTPRSGFLALLPWVAEGDAEQLRELGRQRAAGSGHARENEYRTGVLHADLTLPPETVPAPPRTPHEKALAALLTGGAALPRSRFSGWQRPAAVLALLALGWVGRRVRRRPEG; this comes from the coding sequence ATGACTGCCCAGCCTTCCGCCCGGGCCTTCCGGGCCATTGCCGTGCAACCGCAGTGGAGCGCCGCCGACTTTACCTCCGCGCAGGCCTTTCGCGCCTGGATGCGCTCGCAGCTGGAAATGGCCCGGCCCCACCTCGCGCCGGACCGGCCCAACCTCGTCGTGCTGACCGAACTCAACGGGCTGCCACTGGTATTGCGGGGCGTGCCGTTGGCGGCGCGGGTCGGCACCTTCGAGCGGGCGGCGGCGTTGCTGTTTCTGCGCCACCTGCCCCGCGCCCTGCCGGTGTTGCTGCGCGAGCGCGTTTCGGCCATCCGCGCCCTGCAACTGGCCTTGAGTGCTGAAAATACGCGGCTGTACCTCGAAACGTGCCGGGACCTCGCCCGCGAGTACGGCGTTTACCTGTGCTGCGGGTCTGCGCCTATCCCGCGCTACCGGCTGGAGGGAGACCGCCTGGTGCGTGCGCCGGGCGTGCTGCACAACGAGGCGGTGCTGCTGGACCCCGGGGGCTCGCTCATCGGCGTGACCGACAAAGTTCACCTGACGCCCGCCGAGGAGGGGGACGGCGTGGACCTGACGCCTGGACCGCTGGAGGAGCTGCGCGTCTTTCCCACGCCCGTGGGTGACCTTGGCGTGGGGATCAGTCTGGACGCCTTTCGCGCGGACGTGATCGGGAGATTGGAGGCGCAGGGCTGCACCGTGCTGCTCCAGCCCGACGCCAACGGTGCGCCGTGGACGGCGAAGGAGGGGCTGCCCCCCGATCCCGCTGATATCCGGGACCAGCCCGTCGCGTGGTTGGCGTCGAGTTGGCAGGCCAGCACCGGGGGCCGGAGCATTCGCTACGCGGTCAACCCGATGGTGGTGGGTAACCTGCTGAACCTGACCTTCGACGGCCAGAGTGCGATCACGGGGCGGGTGCAGGACGCGCCGGAGCCGCGGTCCTACGTTCTGACCACGCCGCGCTCCGGTTTTCTCGCCCTGCTGCCCTGGGTGGCGGAGGGCGACGCCGAGCAGCTGCGCGAGTTGGGGCGGCAGCGGGCGGCGGGGAGTGGACACGCGCGGGAAAATGAGTACCGCACGGGCGTGCTGCATGCGGACCTGACACTCCCTCCGGAGACCGTGCCTGCGCCGCCCCGCACCCCCCACGAGAAAGCGCTGGCGGCGCTGCTGACCGGAGGGGCAGCCCTGCCCCGTTCCCGCTTTTCGGGGTGGCAGCGCCCGGCGGCCGTGCTGGCGCTGCTCGCGCTGGGATGGGTGGGCCGGCGGGTTCGGCGTCGCCCAGAGGGGTAA
- a CDS encoding 5-oxoprolinase subunit B family protein, translating into MPDADAPRIQPFGDAALMLESPKARALFADLTRRPIRGVREAVPALNVLTVRYDPLHTDAAALTAALLVRLSGLQGEEDVTPRTHLLPVTFGGPDLAWCAEHVELDVPAFVAALCALRLEVAFLGFTPGFAFLTGLPPELQMPRLASPRERVLAGSVALGGPWAGVYPRETPGGWRLIGRTSTALFDLERSEPVLWRAGDAVRFEVARA; encoded by the coding sequence ATGCCCGACGCCGACGCGCCCCGCATTCAGCCTTTTGGAGACGCGGCGCTGATGCTGGAATCGCCCAAGGCCCGTGCCCTGTTCGCCGACCTGACGCGGCGGCCAATACGTGGTGTACGCGAGGCCGTGCCTGCGCTGAACGTGCTGACGGTGCGGTATGACCCACTGCACACGGACGCGGCGGCGCTGACGGCGGCCCTCCTCGTGCGGCTCTCCGGGCTTCAGGGGGAAGAGGATGTCACGCCCCGGACCCACCTCCTGCCCGTGACCTTCGGTGGACCGGACCTGGCGTGGTGCGCGGAGCACGTGGAGCTGGACGTGCCCGCCTTCGTGGCCGCCCTGTGTGCCCTGCGGCTGGAAGTCGCCTTTCTGGGCTTTACCCCCGGCTTCGCCTTCCTGACAGGCCTTCCCCCGGAGTTGCAGATGCCCCGCCTGGCCTCCCCGCGCGAGCGCGTGCTCGCCGGAAGCGTGGCGCTAGGTGGCCCCTGGGCGGGCGTGTACCCCCGCGAGACGCCGGGCGGCTGGCGCTTGATCGGGCGCACATCCACGGCCCTGTTCGATCTGGAACGCTCCGAGCCGGTGCTGTGGCGCGCAGGCGACGCGGTGCGCTTCGAGGTGGCGCGTGCCTGA
- a CDS encoding biotin-dependent carboxyltransferase family protein, producing the protein MPDGPGLEVLRPGLQTTVQGAGRCARALGVPEGGAADTVALRLANALVGNPPDAAGLEVTLTGPTLRFRADALVALCGAPFESRLDGQPFPLNRAVRVEAGQTLSIGGTPRGARAILVFRGGLHGQEVFGRRSTDLRSGFGGLEGRALRAGDHLTWSSLPPATPPRAFLSPDLLTPTGPDVTLRALSTPEATPDLLAALLRLPFAVSRQVDRMGARLDGQITAPYDPARVSLPNVPGAVQLPPDGRPILLLPDAGTHGGYPTPVVVASVDLPRLGQLRAGDRVRLRAVDLDEARTALREQERALWQAEAALRWWYSGQR; encoded by the coding sequence GTGCCTGACGGTCCGGGGCTCGAAGTCCTGCGCCCTGGCCTGCAGACCACCGTACAAGGCGCGGGGCGGTGCGCCAGGGCCCTGGGCGTGCCGGAGGGCGGCGCGGCGGATACCGTGGCCCTGCGGCTGGCAAACGCCCTGGTAGGCAACCCTCCAGATGCGGCCGGGCTGGAAGTGACGCTCACCGGGCCGACGCTGCGCTTTCGGGCGGACGCCCTGGTGGCCCTGTGTGGAGCCCCCTTCGAGTCGCGGCTGGACGGCCAGCCCTTCCCGCTGAACCGGGCCGTTCGGGTGGAGGCGGGACAGACCCTGAGCATTGGCGGAACGCCGAGGGGCGCGCGGGCAATCCTTGTTTTCCGGGGTGGGCTGCATGGCCAGGAGGTGTTCGGCCGCCGCTCCACCGACCTCCGCTCGGGCTTCGGGGGGCTGGAGGGACGGGCGCTGCGGGCTGGAGACCACCTCACATGGTCTTCCCTACCGCCCGCCACGCCTCCCCGCGCCTTTCTGTCGCCGGACCTCCTCACTCCCACCGGGCCGGACGTGACCCTGCGGGCGCTGTCCACCCCCGAGGCCACGCCGGACCTGCTGGCGGCGCTGCTCAGGCTGCCCTTCGCGGTCTCCCGGCAGGTGGACCGCATGGGGGCGCGGTTGGATGGCCAGATCACCGCCCCGTACGATCCGGCCCGGGTCAGCCTACCCAACGTACCGGGCGCGGTGCAGCTTCCCCCGGACGGACGACCCATCCTGCTGCTGCCCGACGCGGGTACCCACGGCGGTTATCCCACACCGGTGGTGGTGGCGAGCGTGGACCTGCCCCGGCTGGGGCAGTTGCGTGCCGGAGACCGGGTGAGGTTGAGGGCGGTGGACCTGGACGAGGCCAGGACGGCGCTGCGGGAGCAGGAACGTGCGCTGTGGCAAGCGGAAGCGGCGCTGCGCTGGTGGTATTCCGGGCAGCGTTGA
- the pxpA gene encoding 5-oxoprolinase subunit PxpA — MSRIDLNADLGEGSAHEGAVMPSVTSANIACGGHAGDAETMRDSLRLAARYGVAAGAHPSFPDREGFGRRAMHFSPDEVTAFVREQIEALKVIAAREGVRLHHVKPHGMLYNMAARDAALSAAIARAAADSNIPLYFGLAGGASVMLQEAQKLGLTPVGEGFADRGYAPDGSLWPRGQAGALLPHAWAVTQGVRIAREGRTTAVTGEEVPIPALTLCLHGDGAEAAELARDLRQALEAAGIEVAPPRE; from the coding sequence ATGAGCCGCATCGACCTCAACGCGGACCTCGGCGAGGGCAGCGCGCACGAGGGGGCGGTCATGCCCTCGGTCACGAGCGCGAACATCGCCTGCGGAGGGCACGCGGGCGACGCGGAAACCATGCGCGACAGCCTGCGGCTGGCCGCCAGATACGGGGTGGCGGCGGGAGCCCATCCCAGTTTTCCGGACCGCGAGGGCTTCGGCCGGCGGGCAATGCACTTCTCTCCCGATGAGGTCACGGCCTTCGTACGGGAGCAGATCGAGGCGCTCAAGGTTATAGCGGCGCGCGAGGGCGTCCGGCTACACCACGTCAAGCCCCACGGAATGCTCTACAACATGGCTGCCAGGGATGCCGCGCTCTCGGCGGCGATTGCGCGGGCCGCCGCCGACTCGAACATTCCCCTCTATTTCGGATTGGCCGGCGGAGCGTCCGTGATGCTGCAAGAGGCGCAGAAGCTGGGCCTCACCCCGGTGGGCGAGGGCTTCGCGGACCGGGGCTATGCGCCGGACGGCTCACTGTGGCCGCGGGGCCAGGCCGGAGCGCTGCTGCCCCACGCCTGGGCGGTGACCCAGGGCGTCCGCATCGCCCGCGAAGGACGGACGACGGCGGTGACCGGGGAGGAGGTGCCCATACCCGCGCTGACCCTGTGCCTCCACGGCGACGGAGCCGAGGCCGCCGAACTCGCCCGGGACCTGCGCCAGGCGCTGGAGGCGGCGGGGATAGAGGTGGCTCCACCCCGAGAGTGA
- a CDS encoding deoxyguanosinetriphosphate triphosphohydrolase has protein sequence MFTRADLEAREAATLAPYATLSRGSRGREYPEPESKTRTAFQKDRDRILHTTAFRRLEAKTQVFLHVSLRGGPGDHYRTRLTHTLEVAQVARSLALTLGLNETLAEAVALAHDLGHPPFGHAGERVLDALMREHAGEGFDHNTQARRIVTQLEDRYPDFPGLNLTHETLDGLNKHHRADLGSPSLEAQIVDAADALAYTAHDLDDGLRSGLITPAQLEGLPLWQGLLARVPVQSPGLTERDRRTLHRELLGELTGDLARASEEAIRDSGITGAAEARALPRRIAYSPQMEAQLRDTRTFLRDNLYRHWRVEMQVEQASRLLERLFTAFLARPSMLPPGPRARVEQGGLPRAVCDFVSGMTDRYAVETHAALTPP, from the coding sequence ATGTTCACCCGCGCAGATCTCGAAGCGCGTGAGGCCGCCACGCTCGCGCCCTACGCGACCCTGAGCCGCGGGTCCCGGGGACGCGAGTATCCCGAACCGGAAAGCAAAACGCGCACCGCCTTCCAGAAAGATCGGGACCGAATTCTGCATACCACGGCCTTTCGGCGGCTGGAGGCCAAGACGCAGGTGTTTCTGCACGTGTCGCTGCGCGGTGGGCCTGGAGATCACTACCGCACCCGGCTGACGCACACGCTGGAGGTGGCGCAGGTGGCCCGGTCCCTCGCCCTGACCCTCGGCCTCAACGAGACGCTGGCCGAGGCGGTGGCGCTGGCGCACGATCTGGGGCATCCGCCTTTCGGGCACGCGGGCGAGCGGGTGCTGGACGCGCTGATGCGTGAACATGCGGGTGAGGGTTTTGACCACAACACCCAGGCGCGGCGTATCGTGACCCAGCTGGAAGACCGCTACCCGGACTTTCCCGGGTTGAACCTGACCCACGAGACGCTCGACGGCCTGAACAAGCACCACCGTGCGGACCTGGGGTCCCCCAGCCTGGAAGCGCAGATCGTGGACGCCGCTGACGCGCTGGCCTACACCGCCCACGATCTGGACGACGGCCTCAGAAGCGGCCTGATCACCCCGGCGCAGCTGGAAGGGCTGCCGCTGTGGCAGGGCCTGCTGGCCCGTGTGCCCGTGCAGTCGCCGGGCCTGACCGAGCGTGACCGCCGCACCCTGCACCGCGAACTGCTGGGCGAGCTTACCGGGGACCTCGCCCGGGCCAGCGAAGAGGCCATCCGGGACAGTGGGATCACGGGCGCGGCGGAGGCGCGGGCCTTGCCCCGGCGGATCGCCTACAGCCCCCAGATGGAAGCGCAGTTGCGGGACACGCGCACCTTCTTGCGGGACAACCTCTACCGCCACTGGCGGGTGGAGATGCAGGTGGAGCAGGCGTCGCGGCTGCTGGAACGGCTGTTCACAGCCTTTCTCGCCCGGCCCTCCATGCTGCCGCCGGGTCCGCGGGCACGGGTGGAGCAAGGCGGCCTGCCGCGCGCGGTCTGCGACTTTGTGTCGGGCATGACAGACCGCTACGCCGTCGAGACGCACGCCGCCCTGACCCCGCCCTGA
- a CDS encoding ABC transporter permease — translation MTVPPPTPASGSARTRPGTLGHQLRAAWAFVFRDYHLTRRYWSWVLVFTFYDMVSAASIMLIGVAAHNPRLTLTLLLGAVMWSFLGRLFGEIANSISYERWEGTIEYTFMAPVSRLTHLVGVSLFAGVYALLRGVLVFLFMGLFVDIGASLWQVVQCLAVFVVASLGFMGIGLMAAVLPVMSTENGAQATNIIQAVFLLISGVYYPVSVLPAWLQPVSALSPATYALNACRKVLGVNGAATVIERGVPLAGVLPELGILLLFGLVTIPLGLFVFGRAETWAKRTGKLKRAG, via the coding sequence GTGACGGTACCCCCCCCCACCCCCGCGTCCGGTTCTGCGCGCACCCGCCCCGGGACCCTGGGCCACCAGCTGCGCGCCGCCTGGGCCTTCGTGTTCCGCGACTATCACCTCACCCGGCGGTACTGGTCATGGGTGCTGGTCTTTACCTTCTACGACATGGTGTCGGCCGCCAGCATCATGCTGATCGGCGTAGCTGCCCATAACCCCCGCCTGACCCTGACGCTGCTGCTGGGCGCCGTGATGTGGTCCTTTCTGGGCCGCCTGTTTGGTGAGATCGCCAACAGCATCAGCTACGAGCGCTGGGAAGGCACCATCGAGTACACCTTCATGGCTCCGGTCAGCCGCCTGACGCACTTGGTGGGGGTCAGCCTGTTCGCGGGCGTGTACGCCCTGCTGCGCGGCGTTCTGGTGTTTCTGTTTATGGGGCTGTTCGTGGACATCGGCGCGAGCCTCTGGCAGGTGGTGCAGTGTCTGGCCGTGTTCGTGGTCGCCAGCCTGGGCTTTATGGGCATCGGCCTGATGGCGGCCGTGCTGCCCGTCATGAGTACGGAAAACGGCGCGCAGGCCACCAACATCATCCAGGCAGTCTTCCTGCTGATTTCCGGGGTGTACTACCCCGTCAGCGTGCTGCCCGCGTGGTTGCAGCCGGTCAGTGCGCTCTCGCCCGCCACCTACGCCCTGAACGCCTGCCGCAAGGTCCTGGGCGTGAACGGCGCCGCCACAGTCATCGAGCGTGGCGTTCCCCTGGCCGGTGTCCTGCCCGAACTGGGCATCCTGCTGCTGTTCGGCCTGGTGACCATTCCACTGGGCCTGTTCGTGTTTGGCCGGGCCGAGACCTGGGCCAAGCGCACCGGGAAACTCAAGCGGGCGGGATAG
- a CDS encoding ABC transporter ATP-binding protein, giving the protein MTLTAPSEASAGPSPAASSRDLSRHPVALDVQHLVKGFRKKTGGSLLRPQYSESRAVDDVTFQVRRAEIYGVLGPNGSGKSTLIRAMSTLLIPDSGEVTVFGLDVVRDEAQVRRLLNRVSVDAAFYKKLSPRENLLYSAQLYGLSPEVAEERALETLKRLGLKEKAFYEPLEEMSRGMQQKVAIARAFLTSPVVVLLDEPTTGLDPKSRRDVQEFVLELRDVHQATIILTTHDMPEAERLCDRIAFISGGRFVAEGTPDELRALAGEGKSLEDAFIELTGEDLEEKGEEEP; this is encoded by the coding sequence ATGACCCTGACTGCCCCTTCCGAGGCGTCTGCCGGCCCGTCGCCGGCCGCCTCTTCCCGTGACCTGAGCCGTCATCCCGTTGCGCTGGACGTGCAGCACCTCGTCAAGGGGTTTCGCAAGAAGACGGGCGGCAGCCTGCTGCGCCCCCAGTACAGCGAGAGCCGCGCCGTGGACGACGTGACCTTTCAGGTGCGGCGCGCAGAGATCTACGGCGTGCTGGGTCCCAACGGCAGCGGCAAGAGCACCCTGATCCGCGCCATGAGCACCCTGCTGATTCCCGATTCCGGTGAGGTCACCGTGTTCGGACTTGACGTGGTGCGCGATGAGGCGCAGGTGCGGCGGCTGCTCAACCGCGTGTCGGTGGACGCGGCCTTTTACAAGAAGCTCTCGCCGCGCGAGAACCTGCTGTATTCGGCGCAGCTCTACGGCCTCTCGCCCGAGGTGGCCGAGGAACGCGCCCTGGAGACCCTGAAACGACTGGGCCTGAAGGAAAAGGCTTTTTACGAGCCGCTGGAGGAGATGAGCCGCGGGATGCAGCAGAAGGTGGCCATCGCCCGCGCCTTCCTGACAAGCCCGGTGGTCGTGCTGCTGGACGAACCCACCACTGGGCTGGACCCGAAAAGCCGCCGCGACGTGCAGGAGTTCGTGCTGGAGCTGCGCGACGTGCACCAGGCCACCATCATCCTGACCACCCACGACATGCCGGAAGCCGAGCGGCTGTGTGACCGCATCGCCTTTATCTCCGGCGGCCGCTTCGTGGCCGAGGGCACGCCCGACGAACTGCGTGCCCTGGCCGGCGAGGGCAAGAGCCTGGAAGACGCCTTTATCGAGCTGACCGGCGAAGATCTGGAAGAGAAAGGCGAGGAAGAACCGTGA
- a CDS encoding NUDIX domain-containing protein, producing the protein MSDGDTRTVYSGHIVSLEVQAGKWEIVRHAPAVAILTLNDSGEMLLVRQQRRAIGGATVEAPAGLIDEGETPEQAARRELQEEVGFDGDMTLLTRFYSSPGFCDEELYVFEARNLRESKLPQDADEELELLWMTPAAVLEGLREGTVQGSASTVTAALFGLQRTGGK; encoded by the coding sequence ATGAGCGATGGGGACACCAGAACGGTCTACAGCGGGCACATCGTGAGCCTCGAGGTGCAGGCGGGCAAGTGGGAGATCGTGCGGCACGCCCCGGCGGTGGCGATCCTGACGCTGAACGACTCGGGCGAGATGCTGCTCGTGCGTCAGCAGCGCCGGGCCATCGGTGGCGCGACGGTGGAGGCTCCTGCGGGCCTGATTGACGAAGGCGAGACGCCCGAACAGGCCGCGCGGCGCGAGTTGCAGGAGGAGGTGGGCTTCGACGGCGACATGACGCTGCTGACCCGCTTTTATTCCAGCCCCGGCTTCTGCGACGAGGAGCTGTATGTGTTCGAGGCCCGCAACCTCCGCGAGAGCAAACTGCCCCAGGACGCCGACGAGGAGCTGGAGTTGCTGTGGATGACACCTGCGGCGGTTCTGGAGGGTCTGCGCGAGGGCACCGTACAGGGCAGCGCCAGCACCGTGACCGCAGCCCTGTTCGGCCTGCAACGGACGGGCGGGAAGTGA
- the ribF gene encoding riboflavin biosynthesis protein RibF: MKTYVSPTQRPDTDTVVAIGSFDGVHLGHQALLAQLKAKGRQHRVPTVVYTFDPPTRVLMQGVEFLSTLPEKLELLARYGIDETIAVPFTPEFAARPKDAFLGDLRALHPRALVVGEDFHFGQGRAGGVADLREVTREVVTLPMHQLGGEDIKSTRIREYLKAGDVDGANRLLGRHYDAQGVVVGGDQLGRTIGWPTANIRVPEGKALPLGVFAIVAITERGPHHRQRHHGMANVGFRPTVNGRERRFEVHLFDFDGDLYGEEMDVKFFTRLRGEQKFSGLDELKAQLARDAEAAREALREVG, from the coding sequence GTGAAAACCTACGTCTCCCCCACCCAGCGCCCAGACACGGACACGGTCGTCGCCATCGGGTCGTTTGACGGGGTGCATCTGGGCCACCAGGCACTGCTCGCGCAACTCAAGGCCAAGGGCCGGCAACACCGCGTGCCCACCGTGGTCTACACCTTCGATCCGCCCACGCGGGTGCTGATGCAGGGCGTGGAGTTCCTGTCCACACTGCCCGAGAAACTGGAGCTGCTCGCCCGCTACGGCATCGACGAGACCATCGCTGTGCCCTTTACGCCCGAATTCGCGGCCCGGCCCAAGGACGCCTTTTTAGGCGACCTGCGCGCCCTGCACCCCCGCGCTCTGGTGGTGGGCGAGGACTTTCACTTCGGGCAGGGCCGCGCGGGCGGCGTGGCAGACCTGCGTGAGGTGACGCGCGAGGTGGTCACGCTGCCCATGCACCAGCTTGGCGGCGAGGACATCAAGAGCACCCGCATCCGCGAGTATCTGAAGGCGGGTGACGTGGACGGCGCCAACCGGCTGCTGGGCCGCCATTACGACGCTCAGGGCGTGGTGGTGGGCGGTGACCAACTGGGCCGCACCATCGGCTGGCCCACCGCCAACATCCGCGTGCCCGAGGGCAAGGCCCTGCCCCTCGGCGTCTTCGCCATCGTCGCCATCACTGAGCGTGGCCCCCATCACCGCCAGCGCCACCACGGCATGGCCAACGTGGGCTTCCGCCCCACGGTCAATGGACGTGAACGCCGCTTTGAGGTCCACCTCTTCGACTTTGACGGTGACCTCTACGGCGAGGAGATGGACGTCAAATTCTTCACGAGGCTCCGCGGTGAGCAGAAGTTCAGCGGGCTGGACGAACTGAAGGCGCAACTGGCGCGGGATGCGGAGGCGGCGCGGGAGGCGCTGCGGGAGGTGGGGTAG
- a CDS encoding DUF6174 domain-containing protein, which produces MPRLLLAPVLLALTMSLPSPVLAGAAETSVPLSVGGCAPDYVRPDFRALERGLALARLKWATAKVKNYRYDFAQIAAPVAFPTARVTVKAGLVQGVGLAPGEQGEIGGQARATVEARFAAIAETLRLQRGQKCPAVEVAYDPTDGHPTRLYSGSRAANIADGWGEWRVTNFTRL; this is translated from the coding sequence ATGCCCCGATTGCTGCTGGCCCCCGTCCTGCTGGCCCTCACCATGTCTTTGCCCTCGCCCGTCCTGGCCGGAGCCGCCGAAACCAGCGTCCCGCTCTCGGTGGGCGGCTGCGCGCCCGACTATGTTCGCCCCGACTTCCGGGCGCTGGAGCGTGGCCTCGCCCTGGCCCGCCTGAAATGGGCCACCGCGAAGGTGAAGAACTACCGCTACGACTTCGCGCAGATCGCCGCGCCTGTCGCCTTTCCCACCGCCCGCGTGACCGTGAAGGCGGGGCTCGTGCAGGGCGTGGGCCTGGCTCCGGGCGAGCAGGGGGAGATTGGGGGGCAGGCGCGGGCGACAGTGGAAGCGCGGTTCGCCGCCATCGCGGAGACGCTGCGGCTGCAGCGGGGGCAGAAATGCCCGGCTGTGGAGGTGGCGTATGACCCCACGGACGGACATCCAACGCGGCTGTATAGCGGTTCGCGCGCGGCGAATATTGCGGATGGGTGGGGGGAGTGGCGGGTGACGAACTTTACGCGGCTGTGA
- a CDS encoding menaquinone biosynthesis family protein, which yields MMVTPPALDLGYSFCPNDTFIFYALHAGRVPSPLPVHEVLEDVQTLNGWAREGRLPITKISYRAYFDVMNRYVALRAGGALGRGVGPLVVARQVLGDLNGRLVASPGAQTTAELLLRLAYPEVRLSHMRYDEVMPAVERGEVDAGLIIHESRFTYPQHGLTRLLDLGAWWEGETGLPLPLGAILVRRDLPLGVQQQLNRAIRTSLEYAQDHPEEPMAYIRQHALEMSDDVMRAHIDLYVNALSLDLGEEGERAVRELYRRAVEVGAVPPSDLPLFVKLEDHAS from the coding sequence ATGATGGTCACCCCGCCCGCCCTCGATCTGGGCTACTCGTTTTGCCCCAACGACACCTTCATTTTCTACGCGCTGCATGCGGGCCGCGTGCCCTCGCCCCTGCCCGTGCATGAGGTGCTGGAGGACGTACAGACGCTCAACGGGTGGGCGCGCGAGGGCCGGCTCCCCATCACCAAGATCAGCTACCGCGCGTACTTCGACGTGATGAACCGCTACGTGGCCCTGCGGGCGGGCGGCGCACTCGGGCGGGGCGTGGGGCCGCTGGTCGTGGCGCGGCAGGTCCTGGGTGACCTGAACGGGCGGCTCGTGGCGTCGCCCGGAGCGCAGACCACCGCCGAGCTGCTGTTGCGCCTCGCCTACCCGGAAGTTCGCCTCTCCCACATGCGCTACGACGAGGTGATGCCCGCCGTCGAACGCGGCGAGGTGGACGCGGGGCTGATCATCCACGAGTCGCGCTTCACGTATCCGCAGCACGGCCTGACCAGGCTGCTGGACCTCGGCGCCTGGTGGGAGGGAGAGACGGGCCTGCCACTGCCCCTGGGCGCGATTCTGGTGCGGCGGGATCTGCCCCTGGGCGTGCAACAGCAGCTGAACCGGGCCATTCGCACGAGCCTGGAATACGCCCAGGACCATCCTGAAGAACCGATGGCCTACATCCGCCAGCACGCCTTGGAGATGAGCGACGACGTGATGCGGGCGCACATCGACCTGTACGTGAACGCCTTGAGCCTGGACCTCGGTGAGGAAGGCGAGCGGGCCGTGCGCGAACTGTACCGGCGGGCCGTGGAGGTGGGGGCAGTGCCTCCTTCGGATCTGCCCCTGTTCGTGAAGCTGGAGGACCACGCTTCTTGA
- a CDS encoding PQQ-dependent sugar dehydrogenase — translation MRKPLLAALTVTLTGLLSAVAQTSVPLTGPFPQNNTPPNPRPLPAPEPPATVTATRNEPVALGFTPDKLARVKVPAGFTVTVMATDLGNARMLYVMPDGGVYLSRRQQNDIWYMKDVNKDGRFDGGERRQVASNLPLVHGMDVKAGKLYAVGEKMIWVMDMAKDGTLGMPRVFAKDFPDAGQHPARNLKWGPDGYLYASFGATNNDAPTQNPEEATILRIRPDGQWREVYARGLRHTVGFGWHPVTGVMYGADQGSDWHGDNIPPEELNVIQRGKVYGWPFCYGDKNPDPYTNSSQIPGKITKQEYCSRTVGSVLNYTAHAAAIGMAFYTGAQFPAEFRNDAFIAYRGSWNRNEPSGYEIARVNFDDANKPTSITPFVTGFVFEEGGQWKQFGRVAGVAVYTDGSLLFTDDQSGVIYRVRYTGGQ, via the coding sequence ATGCGTAAACCCCTGCTCGCCGCCCTGACGGTGACGCTGACCGGCCTGCTGTCCGCCGTGGCCCAGACCTCGGTGCCCCTGACCGGTCCCTTTCCGCAGAACAACACGCCCCCCAATCCCCGCCCCCTGCCTGCGCCCGAGCCTCCCGCGACCGTCACGGCGACCCGCAACGAGCCCGTGGCCCTGGGCTTCACCCCCGACAAGCTCGCGCGGGTAAAGGTGCCCGCAGGCTTCACCGTTACCGTGATGGCGACAGACCTGGGCAACGCCCGCATGCTGTACGTGATGCCCGACGGCGGCGTGTACCTGTCACGCAGACAACAAAACGACATCTGGTACATGAAGGACGTCAACAAGGACGGCCGGTTCGACGGGGGCGAGCGCCGCCAGGTGGCTTCCAACCTGCCCCTCGTTCACGGCATGGACGTCAAAGCAGGCAAGCTCTACGCGGTGGGCGAAAAGATGATCTGGGTGATGGATATGGCGAAAGACGGCACCCTGGGCATGCCCCGCGTATTCGCCAAGGACTTTCCCGACGCTGGGCAGCACCCGGCCCGGAACCTGAAGTGGGGCCCGGACGGCTACCTGTACGCGAGTTTCGGCGCGACGAACAACGACGCCCCTACCCAGAACCCCGAGGAAGCCACCATCCTGCGCATTCGCCCGGATGGCCAGTGGCGCGAGGTCTACGCGCGTGGCCTGCGCCACACGGTCGGCTTTGGCTGGCATCCCGTGACCGGGGTGATGTACGGCGCAGACCAGGGCTCGGACTGGCACGGCGACAACATTCCCCCGGAGGAACTGAACGTCATTCAGCGCGGCAAGGTGTACGGCTGGCCCTTCTGCTACGGCGACAAGAACCCGGATCCCTACACCAACTCCAGCCAGATCCCCGGCAAGATCACCAAGCAGGAGTACTGCTCGCGTACCGTGGGCAGCGTCCTGAATTACACCGCGCACGCCGCAGCCATCGGTATGGCCTTTTACACGGGGGCCCAGTTTCCCGCCGAGTTCCGCAACGACGCCTTTATCGCGTACCGAGGCTCCTGGAACCGCAATGAACCGAGTGGCTACGAGATCGCGCGCGTGAATTTCGACGACGCCAACAAACCCACCTCCATCACGCCCTTCGTGACGGGCTTCGTATTTGAGGAAGGCGGGCAGTGGAAGCAGTTCGGGCGCGTGGCGGGCGTGGCCGTGTACACCGACGGCAGCCTGCTGTTTACCGATGACCAGAGCGGCGTGATCTACCGCGTGCGCTACACGGGAGGCCAGTGA